One genomic window of Trichlorobacter lovleyi includes the following:
- a CDS encoding cache domain-containing protein, translating to METTPHIRRRLLLTTLLPLVSALLVCWLAGNHLISARVAGQAQEEARSDLGTARELYQGELSRLSEGLQVISRSPELSRLLQGNTAGDISRLLGLLSGSRSFSFLTVVDRYGQVRYRATNPERFGDTLRHLKPVAEALAGRASQGTMLLSALQAGQENPLLPDQMLVPLLPSQHALPTSKTAEQRGLFLVAAAPITAADGELHGALLAGQLLNNNEQLADRITRLIAPQQQDGLLHETATIFLDDVRIATTVTDENGQRATGTRLSAEVAQQVLQRGEVWIAPAYVLHERYFAAYEPLRDPDGTVVGALYVGLPERPYLYLRNNLNLTFAALLLILTLLAVGLTTALGRQLGRREAEISTLNRTLEQKVQQRTVELEEKSRQLLETEKELARNERLAELGMLSAGVAHEINNPLAIIRGNAELLQMSIPAGAEDQEEVSEILAQAGRINRITASLLNLARQDKRQISRFPLPDLLDEILNQIGHQVPLAGYTVERNYRQAAIQLEADREQLRQVFTNLILNGLQAMEGVGRLTISAEADPDSTCSITVADTGPGIDPEQQERLFSPFFSTKQNGTGLGLAVSWGIVRNHGGTIAVQSALGCGARFTVTLPGITRA from the coding sequence ATGGAAACCACCCCGCATATCCGGCGCCGCCTGCTGCTGACCACCCTGCTGCCACTGGTCTCCGCACTGCTGGTCTGCTGGCTGGCCGGCAACCACCTGATCAGCGCCCGGGTGGCCGGACAGGCCCAGGAAGAGGCCCGCAGCGATCTCGGCACTGCCAGGGAGCTGTACCAGGGGGAGCTGAGCCGGCTGTCTGAAGGGCTGCAGGTGATCAGCCGCAGCCCTGAGCTGTCCCGCCTGCTGCAGGGAAACACAGCCGGTGACATATCCCGCCTGCTGGGCCTCCTTTCAGGCAGCCGCAGTTTCAGTTTTCTGACCGTGGTGGACCGCTACGGCCAGGTACGTTACCGCGCCACCAACCCCGAGCGTTTCGGCGACACGCTGCGGCACCTCAAGCCGGTGGCCGAGGCCCTGGCCGGACGTGCCAGCCAGGGGACCATGCTGCTGTCTGCCCTGCAGGCCGGCCAGGAAAACCCGCTGTTACCGGACCAGATGCTGGTCCCCCTGCTTCCGTCGCAACACGCCCTGCCCACCAGCAAAACCGCTGAACAGCGCGGCCTGTTTCTGGTTGCCGCAGCACCGATTACCGCTGCTGACGGAGAGCTGCACGGGGCGCTGCTGGCCGGACAGCTGCTGAACAACAATGAACAGCTGGCAGACCGGATTACCCGCTTGATCGCACCGCAACAGCAGGATGGTCTGCTACATGAGACCGCCACCATCTTTCTGGATGATGTCAGGATCGCCACCACGGTGACCGATGAAAACGGGCAGCGGGCCACCGGCACCCGGCTTTCAGCCGAAGTGGCCCAGCAGGTCCTGCAGCGGGGAGAGGTCTGGATCGCCCCGGCCTATGTCCTGCATGAGCGCTACTTTGCCGCTTATGAACCGTTGCGTGATCCCGACGGTACCGTGGTGGGGGCGCTGTATGTCGGCCTGCCGGAACGGCCCTACCTCTACCTGCGTAACAACCTCAACCTGACCTTTGCAGCCCTGCTGCTGATCCTGACCCTGCTGGCAGTCGGGTTGACCACCGCCCTGGGCAGGCAGCTCGGCAGGCGGGAAGCCGAGATCAGCACCCTTAACCGTACCCTTGAACAGAAGGTCCAGCAGCGGACCGTAGAGCTGGAGGAGAAGAGCCGGCAACTGCTGGAGACGGAAAAGGAGCTGGCCCGCAACGAGCGCCTGGCTGAGCTGGGGATGCTCTCTGCCGGGGTGGCCCATGAGATCAACAACCCGCTGGCCATCATCCGCGGCAATGCCGAGCTGCTGCAGATGTCGATCCCCGCAGGGGCAGAAGATCAGGAGGAGGTTAGCGAAATCCTGGCCCAGGCCGGCCGGATCAACCGGATCACCGCAAGTCTGCTGAACCTGGCCCGGCAGGACAAGCGCCAGATCAGCCGCTTTCCTTTGCCGGACCTGCTGGATGAGATCCTGAACCAGATCGGCCATCAGGTACCGCTGGCAGGCTACACGGTCGAGCGCAACTACCGGCAGGCGGCAATCCAGCTGGAGGCTGACCGTGAGCAGCTGCGTCAGGTCTTTACCAACCTGATCCTGAACGGTCTGCAGGCCATGGAAGGAGTGGGCCGGCTCACCATCAGTGCCGAGGCAGATCCTGACAGCACCTGTTCGATTACCGTCGCCGACACCGGCCCCGGCATCGACCCGGAACAGCAGGAACGGCTGTTTTCACCCTTCTTCAGCACCAAGCAGAACGGTACCGGCCTGGGACTGGCGGTCTCCTGGGGGATTGTCCGCAACCACGGCGGCACCATCGCGGTGCAGAGCGCCCTCGGCTGCGGGGCACGTTTTACCGTGACGCTGCCGGGAATTACCAGAGCCTGA